A window from Littorina saxatilis isolate snail1 linkage group LG9, US_GU_Lsax_2.0, whole genome shotgun sequence encodes these proteins:
- the LOC138976480 gene encoding uncharacterized protein, protein MSDSDKRRGKSDPKGKIKAKSSSSKATLLVTDQERNTLLAVPISAPSAVTTSASFAAPSATVTSAPVSTSETSSSLLAPGQGALVSSLLKSLVPEIRSLVQAEFQRSVASSSAFPASGSDVRALASVSLSSTSGLEQRPPSSASVGKQSWSDSPREAPGRSPSGDSSFASGHDRYLADLSFPAITYEAPDLFEQRRQSVSTAAFPALAGSDDPSAPARYGGRGRMEYSLTSGPSGSRSQPVQSSLPHFAVPLTTLPVSAGNASSSSGGSFRIPDSGLQRAPSGFQAPRLEQASLHSVGGVTSAHPAPVFADGRPAYPLPSQGFGRQDDVSAQAFPVSGLPGHASASGTGDFGHGSTCDYSDAPSVVSEESRGVFPSKLKSVLDVAAEVTSRYFPEGVVAADSSASFVPSAMADFRPAQEDVSSFRFAESPSVAYQLSHSLVRPAHAGSGIRPVPVPLLLPFGPVPESAQQWVASAAQASSFVPTANRKLGMPNQSQNWLASFALPRATLPVSRELLPLLTKPIKRDSVLPVSEASLLSAEEVGRRQIELSSIAETLVRALSRALTDSLVPFTLSEEQNADDVSALLTALAKVNEEQLRLSSLQYTQAVLCRRDLFLSQSQFTELATRETLRVSPVSEESLFCPLALDARQKEIQSNKDSQFLDYTLKGVKQSQPSKQKQAQTSSNPKPAQKRQASPAARGGKKRTASGRGRGGSGSKPHPQ, encoded by the coding sequence atgtctgattcagacaagcgccgtggcaagtcggaccccaaggggaaaattaaggctaagtcttcctcttccaaagcaacgttacttgttacagaccaagagcgtaacactttgttggctgtaccaatttcggcgcctagcgctgttactacttctgcttcttttgcggcgcctagcgctactgttacttctgcacctgtctctacatcggagacttcgtcttctttgttagcacctggacaaggtgcgttggtttcctctctgttaaagtcactggttccagaaatccgcagcttggtgcaggcagaatttcagcgttccgtcgccagcagttcggcgtttccggcatctggcagtgacgtccgggcattggcttccgtgtctttgtcctccacttccggcttggagcagcgtcctccctcttcagcgtcggttggtaagcagagctggtccgatagccctcgtgaggcgcctggacgttctccttcgggggacagctctttcgcatcgggtcacgaccgataccttgctgatctttcatttccggcgataacctacgaggccccggacttgttcgaacagcggcggcagtcggtttcgactgccgcatttccggcacttgccggaagtgatgatccgtccgctccggcacgctacggcggtcgcggcaggatggagtattcactgacttccggtccttccggatcgcgaagtcaaccagtgcagtcttcacttccgcattttgcggttccgttgactacacttccggtttcggccggaaacgcttcttcctcttctggtggttccttccggataccagatagtggattacagcgtgcgccttccggctttcaagcgcctaggcttgagcaggcatcactccactcagtcgggggagtgacgtcagctcatccagctccggtttttgcggatggtcgtcctgcttaccctttaccttcacagggttttgggcggcaggatgacgttagtgctcaggcttttccggtttccggtttgccagggcatgcttctgcttccggaactggtgacttcggtcatggttccacgtgtgactattctgatgctccatcagtggtcagcgaggagtcgcggggcgtgtttccgtcgaagctcaagtctgttcttgacgtcgcggcggaagtaacgtctcgttattttcctgaaggggtggtggctgcggactcttccgcatcattcgttccttctgccatggcggacttccggccggcacaggaggatgtttcttccttccggttcgccgagtctccgtcagtggcttaccaactttcgcattcactggttcgtccagcacatgcggggagtggtattcggccagtgcctgttccgttactgcttccttttggtccagttccggaatcagctcagcagtgggtggcttcagctgcccaagcctcttccttcgtgcctacggccaataggaagcttggcatgcccaatcagagccagaattggctggcgtcttttgcactccctagggctacccttccggtttcccgggaattgctgcctcttctgactaaaccgatcaagcgtgattcggttttgccggtttccgaggcttccctcctctctgctgaggaggttggacgtcggcagatcgaactgtcctccattgcggagactctcgttcgggctctgtctcgggcattgaccgattcgctagttcctttcactctcagtgaagaacagaatgcggacgatgtctctgcgcttttgaccgcattggccaaggtcaatgaggaacaattgcgtctttcctccctgcagtacacccaagcggtactctgcaggagggatctcttcctctcgcagtcccaattcacggagctggctactagggagaccttgagagtctccccggtctcagaggagtctctcttctgtccgctggcactggatgccagacagaaggagattcagtcaaacaaggacagtcagttccttgactacactctgaagggggtgaaacagtctcagccttctaaacagaagcaggctcagacatcgtctaaccccaagccagctcagaagcggcaggcttcgccggccgctcgtggtgggaagaagaggacggcatcggggagggggcgtggcggctctggaagtaagccacacccccaatga